A single region of the Microtus ochrogaster isolate Prairie Vole_2 chromosome 2, MicOch1.0, whole genome shotgun sequence genome encodes:
- the Rhof gene encoding rho-related GTP-binding protein RhoF encodes MRCACGSASGSSVFFVSPGTKRQTPRAGNIAESNCGNEGNPGGCLAEVATAARGRSLVAPPCSPAPALSLNWALARAQHPARCGLPAMDAPGAPVPAAAPSSARKELKIVIVGDGGCGKTSLLMVYCQGSFPEHYAPSVFEKYTASVTVGNKEVTLNLYDTAGQEDYDRLRPLSYQNTHLVLICYDVMNPTSYDNVLIKWFPEVTHFCRGTPVVLIGCKTDLRKDKEQLRKLRAAQLEPITYTQGLSACEQMRAALYLECSAKFRENVEDVFREAAKVALSALKKAQRQKKHRICLLL; translated from the exons ATGCGCTGCGCTTGCGGTTCAGCATCCGGTTCCTCCGTTTTTTTCGTTTCCCCGGGGACTAAGAGACAAACACCCAGGGCTGGGAACATAGCAGAGAGTAATTGTGGCAACGAGGGGAACCCGGGAGGCTGCCTGGCAGAGGTGGCCACAGCTGCCCGAGGGCGGAGCCTCGTGGCCCCGCCCTGCAGTCCCGCCCCCGCCCTGTCGCTCAACTGGGCTCTGGCCAGAGCTCAGCATCCAGCGCGCTGCGGGCTCCCGGCTATGGACGCCCCAGGTGCCCCGGTCCCAGCCGCTGCCCCCAGCTCCGCAAGGAAGGAGCTGAAGATAGTGATCGTGGGTGATGGTGGCTGCGGCAAGACGTCGCTGCTTATGGTGTATTGCCAAGGCTCCTTTCCCGAG CACTATGCCCCATCGGTGTTTGAGAAGTACACGGCCAGTGTGACTGTGGGCAACAAGGAGGTGACCCTGAACCTCTACGACACAGCTG GGCAGGAAGACTATGATCGGCTGCGGCCCCTGTCCTACCAGAACACACACCTCGTTCTCATCTGCTATGACGTCATGAACCCCACCAGCTATGACAATGTCCTCATCAAG TGGTTCCCTGAAGTAACACATTTCTGCCGAGGGACCCCCGTGGTTCTCATCGGCTGCAAGACAGACCTGAGGAAGGACAAGGAGCAGCTGCGGAAGCTCCGGGCAGCCCAGCTGGAGCCCATCACCTACACACAG ggcTTGAGTGCCTGCGAACAGATGAGAGCTGCGCTCTACCTGGAATGTTCCGCTAAGTTTCGGGAGAATGTGGAAGATGTCTTCAGGGAAGCTGCCAAGGTGGCCCTCAGTGCCCTGAAGAAAGCACAAAGGCAGAAAAAGCACAggatctgcctgctgctgtga